From Paenibacillus sp. FSL H8-0537:
GTCGTAACCGACTCTATTCTCCTGCCTGACAATCGTCCGGACCGTTTCACTGTGCTGTCGGTTGCTCCACTGCTTGCGGAAGCAACACGCATCATTATTGAAGGCGGTTCGATCAGCACCCTGTTCAAAAATGCAGGCGTGTAGCGAGAACTTTTTTGAAATATAGGAAAGGATATGATTTTCTCATCCTCTCTCTATATTTCTCGGAATGAAACGCGCTGCGGCGCCAGAGGACGGCGACAGCCGTTTCACCTCATGGACTCCTTACCAAAAACAGCATAAATACTTATATGAAATCGCGGGCGGTTATTAAAACGTCCGCTATTTTCATAGCTTTTTTGCCTGTTGCCCCAAGGGAGCGCGGGCAATAGCGGCCGCGGCGGAGCGTTTCCTTTAGTTTGAGTGCGCGAGTTGACCGTTCCTATGTTATAATCGTAGAAAATGAAGTTTCCGGGAGGTGCCTTGCCAATGAAGGGAAAGAAACGCGCTGCCACAGCTGACCCAAAGACGAAAATCATACCTGTTCAGTGGGATGCCACATTCTTTTTCGAACGGGCTGTCCGCTCGTTGGACCGATACCACTATGACAAGGCACTCAAATATTTTCGCCGTGCTGTGGAATATGAGCCGGAAAATCCGGTTAACCATTGTAATATGGCAGGCATTTTATCGGAAATGGGCAACTATCAGGAATCCAATAAAATTTTGCATTGGATCGTCGATGAGCTTGATCCTACGATGACGGAATGCCATTTCTATATGGCGAACAACTATGCCAACATGGAACAATATGAAGCCGCTGAAGGGGCACTGGTGCATTATCTCGAAGAGGATGCGGATGGGCAGTACCTCGATGAGGCGGAAGAAATGATGGAATTGCTCGATTATGAGCTGGAGCGTCCAACGCGGGTAACGAGTATTAAGGCGCGTGAAGGCTTGTTCGAGCATGATCAGGCACGCACGCTGCTGGAGGAAGGCAAGTTTACCGAGGCGGTTCGACTACTGGAGGACATTATTGCGGCGCAGCCGGAGTTTCTGGCAGCACGCAATAATTTGGCGCTCGCTTATTATTATATGGGCCTGTTTGATAAGGCGATGGAAACGATACATGAGGCGCTGGATATTGATGCGGGCAACCTGCATGCCTTGTGCAATTTGGCGATCTTTTATCAGCATGCAGAGGACGAGAAAAGTTTGGCTCCACTAGTAGAGCTGCTGCGCAAGACGGCGCCTTTTCATGAGGAGCATGTATTTAAGCTGGCTACGACGATGGGGATTCTTGGCGAGCACGAGGCGGCTTACCGCCACTTCCTTCGCTTGCTGAAGGACCCTGATCTGAATCAGGACCCTTGCCTGTATCATTATGCGGCTGTAGCGGCCTGCAATATTGGGCGGTTCCATGAAGCCGAGCGGCTTTGGCGGCAGACAGCAAAGCTAGATCCAAAATCGAATATTCCTCGCTATTATATGGAACAGCTGGAGCTGGTGAAGCAAGGGCAGCACAAATCAGCGGTCAGCTACCATTATCATTTGCCGTTTGAGGAGCAGTTCAAGCTTTGGGAAAACTCCTCGGATGGACTGCCCGACCATTTGAAGCGTGACCCGCTTGTCCGCTCCTCCTTCTTCTGGGCGCTGCGCCACGGTGATCGCAACACGAAGCTGCAGGTCATCCAGGCGCTCGGCATGATTGCTGACAATGAAGTAAAGGATGCGCTTAAGGCGTTTCTGATCGAACCGGGCGAAGATGACTATTTGAAGCGGATTGCGATTTTCGTTCTGCGTACGATTGATGTTCAGGAGCCGCTGCAGGCCATATTGGAGGGCAAGGAAACGGTCATCGAACCGAATCGTGTTCCTTCACGGCTGCCCGTATGGGAAGCCAAGTGGCAGGAAGTTGTCGAGGCTGCGCTTTCGCGAATGAACAAGCGTTATGATCTAATCCAACAGCATGATCTGATGACGCTGTGGGTCGAGTTTCTAAGCCGTGTATATCCGGACGTTCCGAAGCTCAGCAAGGTGGAAGGCTGGGCCGCAGCGCTGGAATATTTGACGGCGAAGATGCATCGGCGCACGATTTCGTATCATGAGGTATCCGTTCGTTATGGCACTTCCATTGCAACGGTCAGCAAAAATGCGAAGCGAATCGATCAAGTGTGCGGCATAAAGGAAAAAATGCGTTCGATCAATTCGGTATTTGCGCCAGATGAGCCGCTGGAATAGCGAGCAGGCGTGTCTGTAAAATATAATAGGGATAGGGCAAAATTTAAGGAGGGTTACAGGATGTATAAAGCGATTATTATCGGTACGGGTCCTGCGGGACTGACGGCTGCGATTTATTTGGCTCGTGCAAACATGAAGCCGCTAGTTATTGAAGGACCGGAGCCGGGTGGTCAATTGACGACGACGACGGAGGTAGAGAACTTTCCGGGCTTCCCAGAAGGTATTATGGGTCCAGACTTGATGGCTAATATGCGCAAGCAAGCGGAGCGTTTCGGCGCAGAGTTTATTACAGGCTGGGTAAACAGCGTGGATACTTCGGCGAGACCGTTCAAGCTGCAAGTAGAAGGCAAAGGCGAATACGTAGGCGAGTCGCTTATCATTTCTACTGGCGCTTCCGCCAAATACCTAGGCATTCCTGGGGAAAAAGAAAACGTAGGCCGCGGTGTCAGCACCTGCGCCACTTGCGACGGATTTTTCTTCCGCGGCAAGAAAATAATCGTGGTTGGCGGCGGAGACTCCGCTATGGAGGAAGCTAGCTTCCTGACTCGCTTTGCGACGAATGTAGAGCTTGTAAATCGCCGCGATGAGCTGCGCGCTTCCAAGATCATGCAGGACCGCGCACGCGAAAATGAAAAAATCGACTGGAGCCTAAACCGCACGCCAGTTGAGGTTGTAGCTGGGCCAATGGGCGTTACTGGTCTTAAAGTACGCAACAATGAAACAGGCAGTGAAGAAGTCATTGAGACGCACGGTATTTTTATCGCGATTGGCCACACGCCAAACACGGCCTTCCTTAATGGACAAATCGATACGGATGAGCATGGTTACATTAAAGTGAAGCCAGGCACTTCCGAGACGAACGTTCCGGGTATTTTCGCTTGTGGCGACGTGCAGGACAGCAAATATCGCCAAGCGATTACCGCTGCCGGCAGCGGCTGTATGGCGGCGCTTGACTGCGAACGTTTCCTTGAAGGCAGCATGACGCATGACTGGAGCCAATCTCTGTAAGCTTAGATTAAAATAGAGCAAATAACCCTTTGCCAGATAAATAAGGCAGAGGGTTATTTTATTTGTTGTGTGCCCGTTTGTCCAGGCCGCACTCCAGAGCAGGAGAACGATGCCTTAGCATATGTTGGTAGCGCAGAATGGAGCCGAGCAGTATTGAGCTGCTGAATAAAACTATTTGTTCGTAGAAGCGAAGTGCGTCCACAGCTCGCTGCGCGAGGTGGTCACTGCTGAAGCGCCAGCGGCAGTCGCATTTTCTACATCTGCTACAGTACGGATCAGTCCGCCGGCAAAAATCGGGATGCCCGTCCGTTCAAAAACTTCACGAATGATATGAGGCATGACGCCTGGCAGCACTTCAATATAGTCAGGCTTCGTGCGCTCCAGCAGCACATAGCTTTTCTCCAGTGCGTGCGTGTCCAGCAGGAACAAGCGCTGTATCGCAATGAGGCCGTTTTTCTTTGCTGTACTAATAACGGCGCCGCGCGTAGAAATAAGCCCGGCCGGGCGAATCATCTGGCACAAATATTCGGCGGCGTATTCGTCATTTTTGAGACCGCCGATTAAATCGGCGTGGAGCAGAATTTTTTTGCCATGGGCATTCGCCAGCTCGAAAATGCTCTGCAATTGGCTGATATGCGTCTCCAGCAGCACAATATAGGAGAAGTCAGAAGTCATCAGCTTTTCCAAATCCTTCGTTTTTCGTGGAGCAGGCAATATTTGCTGGTTGTGAAAGGGCAAGGACGAATACCTCCTTCTAGCGGATGTGGATTTATGGATCTATAATAAGCGGCCAGCTAGGCTTGTATAGGCTGCTTCGGTTCCGATGTGAAACGGACTTCTCCTTCTGATGGACGAGATCGTGCTGTTTTAGCTTGAAATATAGGAAAGTATGTGATGTTCCCATCCTTTCTCTATATTTCATCGCGAAACGAAAGCCCGCCGCCAAAGGGCGGCGTGGCGCGTTTCACCTTGACCCTAGTCTAATGGATATACGGGGTGAACTCAACGTGCAAATCCAGCGGCAGCAAGGAGCTTCCCGCCTTGACCAGAGGGAGGAGCTTCGCTTATAGTGGACAGAGAAGATTAACATATTAATGAGGTGGACTGCAAATGTCTCAAAAGATTTACGTTGGAATCGATGTTGGCGGAACGGCAATTAAGGTCGGATTGTGCAACGAGAACGGGGATTTGCTTCATACGTATGAAGGTCCCACAGAAACGAATAAAGGTACGGATGCTATCCTTGAAAATATTGCTGCTTATGCACGTGCCATCGTCGCTGAATCTTCCTATGAATGGGAGCAGGTTGGCGGCGTAGGCGTTGGAATAGCCGGTTTCTTGGACATTCCGACGGGCTATATTAAGTTCGCGCCGAATTTGAAGATTCGCGACGTAAATTTGAAAGATTATTTGGAAGCCAAGCTTGCAACTAAAGTGCTGGTAAATAATGATGCAAACGTGGCGGCGCTGGGCGAAGCTTGGGCTGGCGCGGGCAAGGGCATCGATCACTGCGTATGCTATACGCTTGGTACAGGCGTAGGTGGCGGTATTATTATCGGCGGCAAAATCGTTGAAGGTTTTGCGGGTATGGCTGGCGAGCTTGGACATATTGCGATTGTGCCGGATCTCGAAGCGATTCAGTGCGGCTGCGGCAAAATGGGCTGCCTGGAAACGGTATCTTCCGCAACGGGCATTATCCGTATGGCGAAGGATGCCGTTGAGCGCGGCGACCGTACGACGCTTGCTCAAGTGACAGATATTATGGCGAAGGACGTTATCGATGCAGCGAAAGCTGGAGATGAAGTGGCTATACGCATTGTAAGCCGTGCTGCGTATTATTTGGGACGCTCGATGGCGCTCATGGCAGTCGTGCTGAATCCGCAATGCTTCATTATTGGCGGCGGCGTATCCAAAGCCGGCGATTTTCTATTCGATCAAATTCGCGAAGTATTCGAGAAGTATACACAGAAAGAAGCGCAGGATGGCGTGAAAATCATCCCTGCTACGCTCGGCAACAATGCAGGTGTCGTTGGCGCGGCTGGATTGATTTTGCGCTCGTAGCGATAAACATAGGATAACAGGGACATTTTCCCCGCTTGTAAGGAGGAGAAGAAGATGGAGACGGCAGCAGCACTAGCGAAGCTTGTTATTATTACAGGGATGTCAGGTGCAGGCAAAACGATTGCTGTACAAAGTCTGGAGGATCTTGGCTTCTTCTGCGTCGATAATTTGCCCCCGGTGCTTATCCCAAAGTTTGCTGAGCTAATTGAGCAATCAAACGGGAAGATCGGCAAGGTCGCATTGGTTATTGACTTGCGCGGCAGGGAGTTTTTTACAGCTTTGGCGGAGTCCTTAAGTTATATTAAAGACCATTCTACCATAAGCTGTGAGATACTGTTCCTGGATGCGACGGATGGCGTGCTTGTTCAACGTTATAAGGAAAGCCGTCGCCGTCACCCGCTTGTGCCCGACGGCTTGCCGCTGGACGGCATCAAGCTGGAACGCAGAATGCTGGAGGACCTGAAGGGGTCTGCTTCGCTGGTTATTGATACGAGCAGCATCAAGCCCGCACAGTTGAAAGAGCGAATTATTTCCAAGTTTACGAACCTGGAGCAAAATAGCTTATCAGTCAATGTCATTTCTTTCGGCTTTAAATATGGTATTCCGATTGATGCGGATTTAATTTATGATGTGCGTTTTTTGCCTAATCCTCATTATATTGAGCATCTGCGCCCAAATACCGGCCAGACGCCAGAGGTTTATGAATATGTGATGAAATGGCCGGAAACGCAGGCGTTTCTGGCTAAGCTGGTTGACATGCTCCAGTTCCTTCTTCCGCTTTATCATAAGGAAGGGAAGAGCCAGGTCGTTATCGGCATTGGCTGCACCGGAGGAAAACATCGCTCGGTGGCGATTTCGGAATACTTGGGCCGTGTGCTGGGAAGCAGTGATACGGAACGGG
This genomic window contains:
- a CDS encoding glycerol-3-phosphate responsive antiterminator; translated protein: MPFHNQQILPAPRKTKDLEKLMTSDFSYIVLLETHISQLQSIFELANAHGKKILLHADLIGGLKNDEYAAEYLCQMIRPAGLISTRGAVISTAKKNGLIAIQRLFLLDTHALEKSYVLLERTKPDYIEVLPGVMPHIIREVFERTGIPIFAGGLIRTVADVENATAAGASAVTTSRSELWTHFASTNK
- a CDS encoding ROK family glucokinase yields the protein MSQKIYVGIDVGGTAIKVGLCNENGDLLHTYEGPTETNKGTDAILENIAAYARAIVAESSYEWEQVGGVGVGIAGFLDIPTGYIKFAPNLKIRDVNLKDYLEAKLATKVLVNNDANVAALGEAWAGAGKGIDHCVCYTLGTGVGGGIIIGGKIVEGFAGMAGELGHIAIVPDLEAIQCGCGKMGCLETVSSATGIIRMAKDAVERGDRTTLAQVTDIMAKDVIDAAKAGDEVAIRIVSRAAYYLGRSMALMAVVLNPQCFIIGGGVSKAGDFLFDQIREVFEKYTQKEAQDGVKIIPATLGNNAGVVGAAGLILRS
- a CDS encoding tetratricopeptide repeat protein — translated: MKGKKRAATADPKTKIIPVQWDATFFFERAVRSLDRYHYDKALKYFRRAVEYEPENPVNHCNMAGILSEMGNYQESNKILHWIVDELDPTMTECHFYMANNYANMEQYEAAEGALVHYLEEDADGQYLDEAEEMMELLDYELERPTRVTSIKAREGLFEHDQARTLLEEGKFTEAVRLLEDIIAAQPEFLAARNNLALAYYYMGLFDKAMETIHEALDIDAGNLHALCNLAIFYQHAEDEKSLAPLVELLRKTAPFHEEHVFKLATTMGILGEHEAAYRHFLRLLKDPDLNQDPCLYHYAAVAACNIGRFHEAERLWRQTAKLDPKSNIPRYYMEQLELVKQGQHKSAVSYHYHLPFEEQFKLWENSSDGLPDHLKRDPLVRSSFFWALRHGDRNTKLQVIQALGMIADNEVKDALKAFLIEPGEDDYLKRIAIFVLRTIDVQEPLQAILEGKETVIEPNRVPSRLPVWEAKWQEVVEAALSRMNKRYDLIQQHDLMTLWVEFLSRVYPDVPKLSKVEGWAAALEYLTAKMHRRTISYHEVSVRYGTSIATVSKNAKRIDQVCGIKEKMRSINSVFAPDEPLE
- the rapZ gene encoding RNase adapter RapZ, coding for METAAALAKLVIITGMSGAGKTIAVQSLEDLGFFCVDNLPPVLIPKFAELIEQSNGKIGKVALVIDLRGREFFTALAESLSYIKDHSTISCEILFLDATDGVLVQRYKESRRRHPLVPDGLPLDGIKLERRMLEDLKGSASLVIDTSSIKPAQLKERIISKFTNLEQNSLSVNVISFGFKYGIPIDADLIYDVRFLPNPHYIEHLRPNTGQTPEVYEYVMKWPETQAFLAKLVDMLQFLLPLYHKEGKSQVVIGIGCTGGKHRSVAISEYLGRVLGSSDTERVRVSHRDSDRDKH
- the trxB gene encoding thioredoxin-disulfide reductase, producing MYKAIIIGTGPAGLTAAIYLARANMKPLVIEGPEPGGQLTTTTEVENFPGFPEGIMGPDLMANMRKQAERFGAEFITGWVNSVDTSARPFKLQVEGKGEYVGESLIISTGASAKYLGIPGEKENVGRGVSTCATCDGFFFRGKKIIVVGGGDSAMEEASFLTRFATNVELVNRRDELRASKIMQDRARENEKIDWSLNRTPVEVVAGPMGVTGLKVRNNETGSEEVIETHGIFIAIGHTPNTAFLNGQIDTDEHGYIKVKPGTSETNVPGIFACGDVQDSKYRQAITAAGSGCMAALDCERFLEGSMTHDWSQSL